DNA from Struthio camelus isolate bStrCam1 chromosome 18, bStrCam1.hap1, whole genome shotgun sequence:
CCGGCCTGCGGAGCCTGAGGAGGGAGGTTGACTCGTAACCAAGGAGCGGAGGGGCGCGCCGAggcgggggctgccctggccGGAGCTGCGCCGCCTGTGCCCCCGGCGGCCTGCCGCACATGCCTGCGCGGGGAAGGGCGATGTTTTTTCCCGGCTGTGCCTGAGGCTCTCGCTGAGGGCAGCAGCTTCCCCGGCCATGGCTCTGAGGGAGCTGAAAgtttgtctgctgggggtgaGTGTTGCGCGGcggcagggaagggagggagggaggcgaccggccggctgccggctgcccggggggcccgtctgcgaggcggcggcgggcctgGGGCCGGGCCCTTCACGGGCAGCCGGGGGCGGCCCGAGGGGCCTTCCCCGCCGCGCAGAGGCCTCTCCAGGTATGAGCATCGCCCCTCTTGTCTCTCGGCTCccttaaagagagagagaaagaagtaaaaggagaaaaaaaaaaaaggaaacctaaaACATTCAGTGTGCTCTTCCTTGTTCCTGGCGGGTTGTTCGGGGCTTCGAGTTTCTAAAGACGTTCGGGGCCCCCTTCCCACCCGAGTTGAGTTTCAGAGGCTTTTAACAGCGTTTTGAAAGTGCTCTAAAGGTAGCAGCtagtgggaaagaaaaggagacatcAAGCAAAGTGAAGTAGTTTCAAAAAtccaggggggaaaaaacgtGCGTTGACTTGATCTGGTCTGAGAGCTTTAGAGAGCTGCTTTTTGAATAGGTCgggttttttctgtttgtatctaAATCCTACGTTGTTTAGAGTAGGACGAGCAGGactgttttctgctttcagtgGCCGCATTGCCCTTCAGAGAGAAAAGTATGTGTTTCTGTGCCTCTTAATGTCATGAAAGCTTTGGGGGTAATGGCTAGCTACTGTCGACTCCGCGTTCGCCCTACCTGCAAATCCCCTCTCACGTGAGGGAAGGAGAGTAAGCACCTAGGAATACTGATCCTTGAACTCTGGGGCCaaaaaaatgcatctgctttTCACTTTAAGGTTTGCTCTGTTTGTTGAAAACTTGCAAACACTGTAAACCACAGAACTGAGATAATACGTTTCTCTACAGCTTTGTCTTGAGAGGAAAGTGACCTGAAAAGGTAAACACAAGAAGCATGCATGCTGTACATGAATTTGTTATAATGTTCACCTTTCAAAAGGTGCAggaaaatacataaaatgaaacaaaactttattttccGTGCATCATTTGGtagttctttttccttaaaactcTTAACAACTCTGGAGATGTAAAATGAAAAGTTGATCTTCAGCTGTGTTAACTAAATTGCCATGTAAAATGTCCAGGTGCTATGAAGAGCCATTTCAGTGCTAATAGTATGTTATTTCACTCTTAAATATGCCTTCTgtctcttgcattttctttttaccatTGCGTTGGTGGTGTGAGTACATACGTGATCGGGTGTTAGATTTATTTTGAGCTATTCTAAAGCTCGCATTTTTCACTACACTTTCTCTTCTACCGTTCGTTACCCCACAGAGTTGTATTTGAGACATGCTTCAGGTATGTCACAGAAGAAACTTCAGGCCTTTCATTAAGCAGGGTGGGACTGCATTAGTCAGAGTTTGAAATGCGTGCATCACGCTTGCATAATTTAAGACAGTCAGTTGGCTTGCAGGGATGGAGTACCATATTCAGTTCATGTATGCTTTACTAAATGTGGTAGGAGGTCTTTCCCTGCTCAAACATCTCTTGCTCAAATACACTTTATCTGTAgctgtggaggagaaaaaaaaagcactcaaggAATTCATAAGAAGCATGAGtgcaatcttttaaaaatctctttataaCAATTTGGTTTAGAAAACTGTAATTTATCGGAGAGACCTTTGATTTTCCACTAAATTAATGTACTTGAAATGTTTCAGAATCTCTGACTTCTCAGGGATTCTCTACCGGAACATGTTACCTATGTAGAGCATATCACAAGATCTGAGGACAAAAATAATCAACTGTTTATAGCAACTATCATCTCTTTCAACTGTGACTGTTCTTTCTCAGGACACTGGTGTGGGCAAATCAAGTATTGTGTGGAGATTTGTAGAAGACAGCTTTGATCCCAACATCAATCCAACAATAGGGTAAGAAACCGAATAAAGTAAACCTGACTTATTCAAAATTCAGTCCAAGTTATATGAATGTATATTTGCTCCTCCTGACAAGATCACGTAAGGTTTCTCAATGTGTGGCAGCTAAATGTGGTAGTGAAGACAACTGCGCTCTTAGCAGATGAACTACCTTAGGAAACCTTGGAGTATATTCtgtgcttctgcagcttccgtTTTCATGTGTAAGTTCTTGACCCATTTTGTATTGCTAATCTTAGCCAACAAAATCCTATTAGGACTCCAGGGTTATGAATAAGTTCTACTGTAGATCCTTCTGTTAAGGGAACAATATGCTTTTCTCATTCACTGTTCTTTAATTTTAGAGTCTAATTGCTGTGAGATTGCTATTCTTCTTGTattcagttcttaaaaaaaaaaaaaaaaaaagacgagggGAAGCAGGAATCTTCTAGGTTTTCAAAGGTAGCTAATAGGCTGATTTAGGTTGTGGTTCTCTTcattaattaattttaacattatatatctatatgtaatGTGCAGTCTCTTGAGTAATGAAATTGTTAATGCAGTCTGTCTCAAAGCTAAGGGTATTTGAAAGATGTGCCTCAGAGGAGCAATATTATTGACCTTAAATCTTAAAAAGGATTGAATGGGGGTAGAGCAGTCCTTTGCTGTCCTTTTTGTTTGCTGAGGGTCTTAAGGGTTGCTTTGCTCAGAAAGAGGCAATTCTTTACTCACGGCAGAACAAGATTTCATGTCGTGCTTGTGTTACTTGGTATCAAAGTAGCTTCCTGTCTCAGGTGCTACACAGGCTTTAGTATGGTTTTGACTGAAGAAGATCCTGCTGATAAAGATCAGTTGTGTCTCAacctttccttttgaaaaatgtgcttttcttgatctctctctctctctctctctctctccttctctcttattTTAAGTTGTGGTATACATGCTGGTATTGAATTGCAAGATATCCTGtaggaatttttgttttaatttccctcTTAAAAGGTAGACCTTAAGGTAGACTGCTAGATCATTTTGTCACATCTTCAAGGGTTAAACATTCTTAGTTACTGTCAGACTAGCTGCAGTAGAGGTTCTTTTCTGAAGGAACACAAAACTGGTGTTGAGGATGGTGGCCTGCTCCTCTACTTGAGCAGTTCTGAACATGGTTTAGGTTGTGTAGAAAGTTACTATGCCCACAGTGATGCTGACTGCAAGTAGAATTCCTTGCTCGGGTAGACACTATTGAAAGATCCAGTTGTATGTCTTACGTGTAGTGTTAACTGAGAAGTTTGAGAACTCGTCATCTGTCTCCACTCTTAAGAATCCagataataaaaaaggaaaaaattgtgggttggggtggggggggcagcggcaTGTCCAAGACTTGAGTAGTTGGCTAATTTGGGCGTTAGCCACAGTGGCCCAAAGTTAGTTACTGTGTTCCTGCATGCAGCTCctgtcaaaaaagaaaattaaagtctGCTTGAGCCGTAGGTGACTGGATATGATGATACAGATTTTGCAAATGTGAGGAGCATCTATTTGTTTGGGTAGGATGCTCTAATCTATATTTAGATGCATGTCGCCAACCATCTAGACTACCTAGGTTAAATCTATAAGAACGACCTGCAGCATTCTCAATTCTGTCCTCAGATTCTGAATTCTAGAAAACTGTGCTTAAAGGCTTAGGCTCTGCATGTCAGTGAGATCATCCAAAGTTTAAGAGTGAAGACCATCCATGATGCTTCTCTCTGTGCAAATTAGCATTCCCTAATATCAGGGCAAAACTCAGAAGagtgagtttgtttatttttttaaggagagaGGCTGAGACTAGAATGAGCAACTTCATAAAATCTTGTTGTCTTCTGCTccacagtctctttttttttttcttgtagttttctgtttgttttttgttgttgttaatacaGCAACCTATATGTTTGTTGGAGGCAGGAACTGAAAGAGATCACACATACCCTTCTCCCCTAGAGAATCTGTGACAAATATGCAATAATTTAGAGCACTGTTCAAGGGTTTTAGCTACTGTAGTAATTCTGCTAATCTGCAGAATAGAATTTATCCTCATGAATTCAATGGCAGTGTTGGGATTAGAGCAGCTAGTTTGATTTCTTGAAGAGATATAGACTAAACATCTATATATCTTAGCTATAGCTTAGAGGGAGAATTTTAAGTTATAAGCTTGTTTTCTGTCCTGTTTGTGTTCCTCTTGGAATATCAGAGCGATTGCGCTTTGTCGTCATGACTATTCATAATAAATTCTTGATTCAAATTCACCACATGAGCAGCTGTAGAAGCCCTATTCTTGTGCTTTCAAGATGCTGTGGATGTTTCTACTACTTCTGACCAGTAGATATGTCTAGATGTTGCAGAATCTTCCCCAGTCTTTCATTATGTCATTGAAAAGAAACTTTGAATGAGCATAAAACTACTTTCAGGTTTATCTTGTAAGCACTATAATCACTTGAACTTTGCTGGGAGAAGCAGCTAGGAAGTTTATTAGGGTTACCACAGGCTTTCAAACTGGAAGAAGTCAGGCATAGTTATGTTTTGGAGGCTTCTATTGACAAAAAGTGGTTTTTCTTCATGTGGTCTTTTTTATTGGCATCTGTCACAATGGAAACTTCCACTTCTCAAAGGATATCAAAGTGGAGATTAATCTCTATTGGCAGCTCCCATTTTGGATGTTTTGATGTAAACTGGGGCAACAAAACTGCTCAATTGAAGTTGGCTAGAGAAGAATGTTTATGGAACCAAATAAAATAAGATGCTTCCAGTGAGGATTTATGATTTGGGAAACCGTTTCAATATTGGCCAGAAAACTCAGAATTGATGCTTGGCATGCAGTCTTAAGGAAGTGGAAGTCCCTGCTGTGCTTTATGACAGATATTCCTTAAACTTTATTTTCCCTCACCCATTGTTAAAATGCATCCGGTTAACTGTGTTTAAATGCGTTGTCGTTAGACTTTATCTCTTCACTGCAACCTttgatttcattttgtaaaagctTTGCACAATGATACGCTTCTTAGCAAACCATCTGAGCTtaaggagtggggggggggggttacctcTTTACAGCAGAAAGCTTTGTATAATTGTTccctttattttaaatacaggtaGCTGTTTTATGCTCTTGTAAGATTGAAGCTTGTCAAAAGGCTCCAGTTATTAACTAGAAAATCTTCATTGGCATAATTAAAATGCATGCCCTGGTAGTATTTAAGATCCAGGAGAAACTTAAGTTCAGCCTCAGCCTCTAATATCTAGTATTGCAGGACGCACTGAAAGACACTTGCTGTCTGATTTGAATCTACACCAAGTTTGGTCTACTGTATGAAGCTCCCTAAAGACCACCTCCAGAATCCTGTTCAAAACCAACAGTAGACCAAGTTGTGAATCTGCAGTGTTTTCAAGGAATGGAAATTAAGTGCACAAAAACTATGCGAGATCGTAATGTATGATCTcatgtgcttaaaaaaaagttatagcatCCAGAGTTCCTAGTCTACAAGAATCTGAGTTCAGTGTGCAGCTTTTCGAGTAAAAACGAGTACCTACAGGGAGCAGATATAGCAAAGCACACTCTCTTCTAAAAGATTAGGTCTCTGAATTCCTGTTCTTTTGGGAAATACACTGATTCGTGTAAAGCAGACTAAGTAAAGCAGAGAAGCACTTTACTTTGCTGTGATAAATTTAGAAATTGCGGGGAGAGTGGCAGGGGCAGACTGGAGCGTAGGAAGAGGATTTTAATTTTGGTTTGTCTTCTGGAAGTGCAAGGGCCCCTGCAGATTGACTTTGTAGTGACAGATGAGACTTTGAAACAGAGCGGAGACAACAAGAAAGTTATTCGTTATTGATTTCTGTGTTGTCTTCACAGTTACAAAATTTGATAGGAATCTCCCTTGCTTTATTCCCAAAAGTTAAATTGTCAGCATTTATCTGAATGTTAGTGCAGGGATCTAGAAAAAGCTAATACAGGGGGATCAAGCCCCTGTATCAGCCTGATACATATCAGGCTTTTTATGTGATCGTTCCTTCAAAGCGTTTCCTGTATACATCAACGTGACTTGCTGTGGTTATTCTTCTATTTAGGAAGAGAGGTGTGAAGAGGCTGATCACCTATTATTTTGTGACTGTACAATCTTTATTTTCATCAAAAGCTAAGGAAGAATAAATGCTATAAATTAGCATTCTTGTTCCTTCTTTTCTGTTAGTTGAATTTCATCCTCTGAATAGAGCCCTTTGCCTCCTAGTAATTTCAGCCTTCATGTATGAAAATCTTAATCAACTTTATGTGTAGGAAAGCACTTCACTTTTCTGAACTATAAACCTTATTAAAAGTTCGTGGTAATAATACTCTAAGAAGGCATTTATATTTTGGCATTTGTTTTATGAAAAGCataaactgtacttttttttttccagagcctcATTTATGACCAAGACTGTACAGTATCAAAATGAGTTGCATAAATTCCTAATTTGGGATACAGCTGGACAGGAGCGGGTAAGTAGAGTCAATATCTTTGATCGCATCTGTGGTAGTAGTTTTGGCTAGGGTTAGGGGGagggtgggttttgtttgtttgttttacttcttcCCTGAAGTCGCAATGTGGTCTAGGTTTCCCTCAAGATAGGGGTGATATCagtaatgaaaaatgcaaattaatttatATCATGATTAAGGAGCAAAGGTAAGGATAGCTCCCTAAAAAGAGGCTTATAAAACAAAAGGTGAGTATTAGATTTACTGAAAAGGAGTGgcacttcaaaagaaaacaattagaaaataaaacaccagTAGCTATCTTTGGTAGCATTTCTAGTTGGATTTTAAATGCTCAGCTATGGTTATTTGCAGCCAAATCACTGTTAACACACGAGAATCACAGTGAAATGAATGATCTTGTTTCATTGTACAGATGAGTTTGCAATTCCGAAAAAGTATACAATTATAGAAGGCTTCTAGCTTGACATATTCTGTTACTTTCAGTGTTAGGGTTATTGATGTGAGTAACGTTATACAGGTGTTTGTAGGATGCGGGCTTATGTGTCCGAAAGTTATTGTCAATCTAATAATGCTAGAAGCTATGTCAAGAAGTctattttgaaatttgaattttaacctactagtctctttttttcccctctcttaatTGGGCTTTGAGCTCTGGCACGTGCACAGTTCTAAGGGGAGGCAACAAAAATATTCACGGAAATGAAATCACATTTAATTAGTCTGCATGATTTTAAACtagaatttaaaaggaaaactttttttgctAACTAACTTCCTTGCTTGTGGACTACTAGTAGCAGTGATGGAAATCATAGTGGTTGTATCAACTACTTACTGAATTCTTGCAGTTCAAGTTCTTGACTGTTAATTACTGGCAACTCTTGATTACTCATGACAACTGTATTCAGAATGTGAGTTAACTGTGACAAAATGCTGTGCCTGTGAAAAGTGAGTTCAATCAGGTTGGGTTGTCACTCTAGAGTAAAAACTGGCAAATGTAGCTGTACTATTTTCAGGACTGCTTCAAGAAACAATAGGCCTTTCTTAAGGTGTTGTAGAGCTCAAGCTTAAGAAAACGTCTTAAAAGAACTCAGTTATCCCTGTGCAGTCACTTGACCTTTCAGAGTCCTGATGGAGCTGACTTACTAGCTCGTTAGCTTGATAACAGCCTTGGTGGCTTTAGAGCCACTCAAGTATATCTGTGTTGCATTTCAGTGCTCTACATTTTGCATGATGATGTATTTCCTCCCAGCAGTGCTATGTAAAGCCAACTTGCGTTGTCACTGACGTACGTGTTCCAGGGATGTGTTCTGTAGTATGCAAGTTGTCAGAAGTACTGCAATCCTTCCATTACCAGAAGTCAGTCAGCACTTGCAATAGTTTGTCTTAAGTGAGCATCCTGGCCTTTCTGAAACATTAGTGCTGGAATGTGAGTCTTCTGAGCAGCAGAGTATGACTTCTGAGAGACTGGTATCTTAAGCGGAAAGCCTTATAAATGTGCCTGCAACAACTTGGCAGGAAACATCCGTTATGTATTAGCATTCCATTCTGTTCATTCTAACTATGTTTGCAAGCAGTGGGAGAGTGCCCTGATTGGAGTTCAGCATGCTACAGCATGAGGAAGCATATCTGTAGAAGACAAGCAATTGATATTGCAACATGTGAAATgggtatttcatttctttctggttTTCGAGTTGGAGTGACACctctttaattttcttccattCGAGTTTGCTGATGTTTTTGTTGAGattgaaaaaggaaagatgtCTTACCCAGCCTCTGACTCGAGAGCTGTGGTATCTCTGAAGCTCATGCTCCACACCTGAGAGAGGAGTCACAGTGAGGCCTAAACATGTCTGAGGAAACCAGTGAAATGGGACCAGGAATTTTTACTTGAAATGATGGCAGTATCTTCTTAgatctgtttttctccaaaacttTATAAAAACAGCCCTATCACTTACTGCTAGTCACAATTGATCTATGTACCTGCCTTGAGCTGAAATCTGTGGCAAAGTGTTCTGGACATGGAACCCTTTCCGCAAGTCATTGTCAGATGTGTTGTTGCATCTGTGGTGATCCAGAGTACCAAAAACACCCAAACATTTCTTGGCACTGAAATTTCTCTGCTGAGCTATGATTCATAATGCACAGCGTTCTCAATCCTGGCTGTGTTTTGGGTAGCCTTTGCTATTTGCCACTTACAAAGTCCCTCCAGAAATAGTTCTGCATTATGCTGGGTAATCTGCTGTTACTTGAAACAGCTTTAGGGGTGCATGACTAGCTTCACCCCAAAGGAGGAATGCACTAATTCACCCAGGTCATTTCTCCACCTACATGTGCCTTATTAGTTCTGTGACATATGAGTTCGCCGACTGAAGTTGGTAGAAAACTGCTTTTAGCAGTTAGATTTTCACCTTCTTACCTAACAATCACGAGACTTTGTCAGAATAATTATATTAGGTTAAAAATTATGTCAAAACACAAATCAGAGGTTGGAGGGCAAGTTGAAGTCTTTGAAGAgacagcaaaaaggaaaactgaCTGTTTCTAATAACATCtgttttgttaatatattttatcTGCTGACTGTTCTTAGGTGGAAAAAAGTATCTAAGTGTTAGCAGGCAGGAAATGAGAGTAATACAAAATCAGCAAGTGAAAGTTGGTTTTTTCCCAATGCAAATAGTCAAATAATCAAAAAGCCAGGTTGCAACCAATCCAAGCGGTGGTTTTCCAAATATGTTTCCCTTTACATTTTAGTACTTAGGGGGAAGACGAGGATTATGCCCCAACATGAACTAAATGCCTGTCCATGTTTTCCTTTCCCACTATTTAATATCTTTTATATTCTGAACTTTGTGTTCAAAATcctgttttcaaaacagaatttgagAGCCAGATGTAAAAGGTCTGGAATTCTGCTTTATAGTGAGATTTTTTAGGATTTATAATATTGCTCTCAGCTGAACTATATTAAGCAAAAGGAAATTGGTGTTTTATTGGAACCAAATAAGCCTTTATGAAAAGCTATGTTCTATTCATTATTTTTACCGTGGCAGCGTAGTAAGACGCACAAAAGATCTAAATTGCATGTGCTTGCATCAAAAAAGCACATGCCGCTTACTCCGTGCCTCCACTGAGACTTTTAATTGCTACATTGGTTGTCTGGCTCTTTTAAATTAGGAGAGTGTCACACTGAATTTCTAAGAATGATTGATATTTTTGATGCAGCTTAATCATGTACAGTGTCATTGTGgttgggttttcttgtttttgttttcctggattCATGCAGAGATACAGGCCTAGTTTTTGCACTGTAAGCTCACTACTAACCAAATATACCTGCTGCAGATTCTGAGATTACAGTAATTTTCTTCTTAAGTCTTTGATTATCCCATGTGTTCCTTAAAGCTTTAATTGCAGTGGGTCACATAATTAtacattttctgcaatttttagtTTTAAGCAGGCTTGTAATTCTTGAGTGTGGAGAAAATCGTAAGCAAAATCCCTAAAGCCAAAAGTTACATTAAGGAGAAACCAGCATATccaacatttaaatttaaattagcaTCACTTACCCGTTGTTCTGTGGGGCTGGAGGTTGACGTTGACTTGTGAACATTTCAGATCAGTAGTAATATATgctaatgttttttaaattactttttgtcCAAAAACACCACCATctcaaagagaaagaagtgagtTCAATTTTGACGTCTTTCCCCTTGCTTGATGTTAAAGATTACGCATATATCCTGTGGGTTTATGTCTATATATAATCTGCAGTCTTTTAAATGATAGATTTTAATCTAGTCAAAATAAGGTCGAACttgatttcttgttttttgtgGTAGGTGTGCTGCTCATCTCAAAAGTATTTGTTCATTGGCCTTTGAAAAACAATACTTTCCTGGAAGTTTGTGTACTCTACTGTGCAGCCTGTCTGTAGCTGTAAATATACGTTTTCCACTAATGTGAACTTTAAAGCTAGTTTTCTTTAACATTAATAAGTAAATCACAGAAGTCAGTGAAAGGTCGGGATCATAATATGTGGTCTGTCTGTCTTCCAGTTCCGTGCTTTAGCCCCAATGTACTACAGAGGATCAGCTGCAGCCATTATAGTTTATGACATCACAAAAGAGGTACAGAAGTGGATTTTGATCTGGCAGTACAAATTCTGCTTTCCATGTCTAATGGACCAGGCCtaattccttctgctttcttccacCAGGAAACTTTCTCAACATTAAAGAACTGGGTGAAAGAACTTCGACAACACGGACCTCCAAACATTGTTGTTGCTATTGCAGGAAATAAGTGTGACCTTAATGATGTAAGGTAAATAATTGTTGACAGTTCAATGCAGGTTTCACTTCAGAAGATAAGCTCATGGTGCTAAATGTTTTTAGATTTCAGAA
Protein-coding regions in this window:
- the RAB22A gene encoding ras-related protein Rab-22A — translated: MALRELKVCLLGDTGVGKSSIVWRFVEDSFDPNINPTIGASFMTKTVQYQNELHKFLIWDTAGQERFRALAPMYYRGSAAAIIVYDITKEETFSTLKNWVKELRQHGPPNIVVAIAGNKCDLNDVREVMEKDAKDYADSIHAIFVETSAKNAININELFIEISRRIPSTDTNPPSSGKGFKLRRQPSVTKRSCC